The Rhinolophus sinicus isolate RSC01 linkage group LG09, ASM3656204v1, whole genome shotgun sequence genome includes a window with the following:
- the LSMEM1 gene encoding leucine-rich single-pass membrane protein 1 has translation MNRSSQDTGSQGILGDGQLYAVDSINDLHRLNLCPAGSQRLFPLEEKIPAVDTRSGHGSYSLLFMALIVVLIVSLVLVSFVIVLIVQTENKMDDVSRRLTAEGKDIDDLKKINSMIVKQLNQLDSAQN, from the exons ATGAATCGTTCTTCCCAGGACACTGGCTCGCAGGGCATTCTCGGAGACGGGCAGCTTTACGCTGTGGATTCCATAAACGACTTACACAGACTGAACCTCTGTCCTGCCGGATCTCAGCGCCTGTTCC CCCTAGAGGAGAAAATCCCAGCTGTTGACACGCGCTCGGGACATGGAAGCTACAGTCTGCTTTTTATGGCGCTAATCGTCGTGCTCATTGTCAGTCTGGTCCTGGTTTCCTTCGTGATAGTCCTCATAG TTCAAACCGAAAACAAGATGGACGATGTGTCAAGAAGACTCACAGCTGAGGGAAAGGACATAGATGATCTTAAGAAAATCAACAGCATGATCGTAAAGCAACTCAACCAACTGGACTCGGCACAGAACTAG